The Panicum virgatum strain AP13 chromosome 6K, P.virgatum_v5, whole genome shotgun sequence nucleotide sequence AGACAAAGTTGGCACTTCCACCACAGAGAAGCAGAAGCCCAACAGCAAATCCGCCGCCGGCAACCAAGATGCTGACCCGGAACAAAAAGTCCAAGGGGGAGCACAAGAGATCCTTCCCCAACGCAAAGAGAAAGATCACAACGAACCGAGAGCGGCCAATACCAACGAAGACGGGGAAGCTCGCACCATGCCTAGGTCGGGATCTAGAGCCGTCGTCCTCCTGTCCACGGCGTCACACGATGGAGCCGCCGCACCGGTAGATGGCCCTCTAAGCAGCGCCATTATTTAAGTCCGAACCGCACCGGAGTCCAACCTTCCTCGCCGTACGCCGGAGATCTGCCGCCGGCGAGAAACAGAAGTCCCCAGACAGAGGCATCATCTGATCGTTCCCCCGCGTGTGCTTTGATTTTGAAAAACTATGCATACTAAAAATTATGCGTACATgttcatatgaaaaaaaaaatactaatggCATGCTTGGTTCCAAGCCACGCCACAGGGTTCTGGCGCCGATTCTGAACGCACAAAGTGGCGTGGCGAGTTGTGGATGGAACAAAGCAGCTCCTAccatacaaaaccacctcccaTAATCCAATAAGTAGGGTAGCAGAAACACGACCTGCAGCTGCAGGGGATACAATAATCCAAGCAGGTCGGAGGACCTCACAATGCAAGCACACAGGATGAAGAGGAAGAGCCGCCCGGCCCGTCTGATGAGTTCAGTGATCGGCCGGAGCCTTGGCCGAGCCGCCCCATTTCCGTATCCTGGACTTGGCCTCGCTGGCCTCCTTGCCCCAGTCGGCGCGCAGCATGATGGCCACCAGGATGAGGGTCTGCaggccgacgccggcgagcaTGCCGCCCCACATCCCCTGCACCCCGCCGCGCAGCGGGAAGGCGATGAGGTACCCGACGGGGATGCCGATGATGTAGTAGCAGCCGAGGTTGACGTAGGCCACCAGCCACTGCCACccggcgccgacggcgacgcccgacAGCACGGGCTGCACGCTGTTGAGCAGCAGCGTGAAGGCGAACACGACGCCGAGGCTGGCCACGGCGCGCACCACGGCGGGGCTCTCCGTGAAGGGCGCGCCGTAGACGTCGCGGAGCGCCAGCACGGCGGCGAAGAAGGCCAGCCCGATGGCCACCGACGACATGAGCACCACCAGGATGGCGAACTTGGCGGCGCGGGGCCGACCGGCGCCCAGCTCGTTGGACACCCGCACGCTGATGGCGGCGTTGAACCCGAAGAACACCATGATCTGCCAACCGAACAGGTTGGTGCTGACGATATATATATGTGACACGCAGCGATCGATCGATAGATCGATGCAAGCCAAGCAAGGGATTAGAATGAACTTGCTGAAGCAGCAGCAACTATGCATTATATTTCATCTGGAACAAACGACACGGCGACACGAGCAGTGCTTCTCACCAGATGGAGACTGCCGCAACGGCGACCTGAGCGTTGGGCAGGTTGCCGACGATGACGATGAGGAACATGTAGAACCAGAACTCCAGGCTGCGCAGACAATGAAAGATGACGTGTCACGAGTCAACGATAGTACTATAATAATCTAGTAATAATGCAACAAGGTCAAACACGAGACATGTAAAAGTAGTACCAGATCATGACGGCGGATCCGAGGGAGAGGCGCGCGAAGCCGACGAGGTCGGAGAAGGCGAGCCAGTCGAATCCGTTCCACGCGCCGGGGCAGTAGCCCATGAGGATGTAGGCGAGCTGGCCGAGCACGACGAGCCACCAGGACGCGTTGAGCGCGAGGGCGAGGCCGGCGAGCCCCATCCGCATGGGCCCCACGAGGAGCCAGCTGAGCGCGACGTGGAACGCGAGCCCGGCGGCGGAGacggccgccatggccacgaCCTTGCTCTGCGCCTGCAGGAACTTCTGGATGGGGAAGTTGAGGGCGTAGGCGAAGAGCTGCGGGATCATGTAGAGCGCGAGCCGGCCCGCGAGGGCGGCGATCTCGGCGTCCTGGTGGAAGAAGCGCAGGATCGGGGTGGCGAAGAGGTAGATGGGGAGCATGAGCACGGCCATGGCGACGAGGATGATCCACGAGCGCTGCAGGTAGACGCCCAGCATGTGCAGCTGCTTGGCGCCGTACGCCTGCCCGCACAGCGTCTCCAGCGCGCTCCCCATCCCGAGCATGATGCCCAAGGCGAGGCCGGCGACGACGTTGTTCTCGGTGGAGACGGCGTCGAGCTCGAGCGTGGTGAGGTGGCCGGCGAAGACGAGCGTGACGGCGCCGAGCGAGTACTGCGCGATGGACGTGAAGATGGCGGGGCCCGCCAGGTACCAGAGCCGCCGGTTCTCCTCCGCCGCGTGCCGCATGAACGCCCGCACGCTCCGGATCTCCTCcaggtcctcctcctccaccttgcCGCCGGTGCTGTTGCCGTTGCCGTTGCCGGCCGGCGCCAGCAGCGCctccctgatcatcctctcgtctcctcctcctcctcctccttcgttgctgccgccgccgctcgacgccATCTCCTCTCTGCTTCTATCTATCTCGCTCGCTCGGTCCGGTATGAACGACTGAGTTACTACTACTAGAAACCTCGATGAGTGATGGAGGAAAGGaggctgaggaggaggaggccaggaacAGGAGAATGATCTATATCGCCATCGTAGTACTAGCTCTCTCTCGCCCGCCCCACACGAGCGCAAATAATGTGCGTGGCATTTATTGATAACTTGAGTAGCGATCTGGACGGAGCAGCCAATCGGCGTCGCCGTCAACTCCATCGGCGTCGATCCCATGGTGGCTGCCTGCGATCCAGTTCACGCATCAGGAGATCGATCATATCGGTCGATGGGCGACCTCGATGCACCCACGTAGTACGTCGTACTGCTGGCTCTGCTCGGTCTCGAGCTtaattttcctttcttttctggagAATGGGCCAGCAGAACTACCCCCATTCTAGACAGTGGCGAAGCTAGAGTAAAACGGAGAGGATGCGACAAAGCCATTACTGTGCTGCAAAGTCCGGGCGTGCAGAATATTGGGTCGAGAAAGTGCTTATAAGG carries:
- the LOC120713786 gene encoding protein DETOXIFICATION 33-like — its product is MASSGGGSNEGGGGGGDERMIREALLAPAGNGNGNSTGGKVEEEDLEEIRSVRAFMRHAAEENRRLWYLAGPAIFTSIAQYSLGAVTLVFAGHLTTLELDAVSTENNVVAGLALGIMLGMGSALETLCGQAYGAKQLHMLGVYLQRSWIILVAMAVLMLPIYLFATPILRFFHQDAEIAALAGRLALYMIPQLFAYALNFPIQKFLQAQSKVVAMAAVSAAGLAFHVALSWLLVGPMRMGLAGLALALNASWWLVVLGQLAYILMGYCPGAWNGFDWLAFSDLVGFARLSLGSAVMICLEFWFYMFLIVIVGNLPNAQVAVAAVSICTNLFGWQIMVFFGFNAAISVRVSNELGAGRPRAAKFAILVVLMSSVAIGLAFFAAVLALRDVYGAPFTESPAVVRAVASLGVVFAFTLLLNSVQPVLSGVAVGAGWQWLVAYVNLGCYYIIGIPVGYLIAFPLRGGVQGMWGGMLAGVGLQTLILVAIMLRADWGKEASEAKSRIRKWGGSAKAPADH